TCGCGCTGACCGACGCGCCCCGCTCGGGCAGGGCCAGGGCGTCGACCGTCAGGTCGCCCTCGACCGCGACCCGCCCCCTGACCGCGACCCGCCCATCCCGTTCAGACGCCACGGCGTCGAAGGCGGCCAGCAGCGGCTCCAGGGCGTCGCGCGTCCGCATCGGCCGGTCGATGACATAGCCGGCCGCCGCGCCCTCGACCCCCTCCACCGTTCTCTCGTCCGGCCCCAGTCCCCCGCGCGCCAGCACCGCGGTGATCAGGTCGCGCCCGTCGCCCGCCAGTCGTCCGTTAAGCCAGTGTCCGGCCCGCCACGCCCCAGCATCGGCCCAGACGTCGCCGCGCGCCGGAAAGGCCGGATAGGGCCGCGCGTCCCAGCACCAGGCGTCCGCCGCCTCCAGCATCCGCCCGCCATAGACCGCCGACATCGGATTGTTCTCGATCTTGCCGAAATGCGTCAGCACCGCCTCCAGCGCCGCCCGCTGCACCGCGTCGTCGCGCGCGCCGGTCGAGGCGGGCGGCAGATGGCTCTCGCTGCTCTTGGGGTCCTGGAACAGGTTCGGCGCATTGCCGCCGCGGTCGACCGCCGCACAGCCGAACTCCGACAGACGCACCGGCTTCATCCCCGGAACCCAGGCCGTCGGCGTCGCACGCCGGATGCCGCCCGGCCGGTCGTGATGCGGGTTCGACCACCAGCCCTTCACATCCTTGGGCCGGAACACCCAGTCCTCGCCATAGGCCCCGTCGGCGATGGGCGAGCGCACCTGCGCCGCCCGGTCCGCGTCGCTGGCGTAGAACCAGTCGAATCCGTCCCCGCCCGCCACGCCCGCCGCCAGATAGGCCGGGTCCGTCGCGCCCTTCCACGCCCCCGCATCGACCCCGCCGTCGCCCCCGCGCCAGTCGCTCAGCGGCGGATACCAGTCGATCGCGACGTAATCGATGTTGGCGTCGGCCCACAGCGGATCGAGATGGAACACCACCTCCCCGCCTGTCCGCCGCCCGAAATATTCGCTCCAGTCCGCCGCATAGGACAGTTTCACGCCTGGCCCGACGATGGCCCGGCATTCCGCCGCCAGGGCCCGGAACTGCTGCACCGCCGGAAAGCCCCCGTCCGCATCCCGCGTCCCGGTCACGCCCCGCATCTCCGAGCCGATCAACAGGCCGTCCGCCCCCTCTTCGGCGGCGATCCGGGCATAGTGCAGCGCCATCCGCCTCAGGCCCCAGCCGTCCGCCGTCCCGAACAGGCCCGCCATCTCCGCCGTCGCCCCGGCGCCGTCCACGCCCGCCACGCGCCCCCGCCACGGATAGCCGGGGCAGTCCATGAAGACGAACGGATACAGCGTCGCCTCCAGCCCCCGCGCCTTCAGCTCGCGGATCGCCTGGCGCACGCTGTCGTCCGACGGCGTCCCGCCATAGGCCGGCGCCCCGTCCACCTGACTGACGACATAGGCGCCCGCGCGCCCCACCCCCGCCACGGACCAGTCCATCGGTTCGGTCGGCTTGTCGCGCCGCTCCACCCCCGGCCGCACGCGGCATTCGCCCGCCCTGAGATCGCTGCCGAACCAGCCGACGACCAGGCTGACCCGTTTCAGATTCGGCAGCTGCGCCTGAAGCTGATCCAGCGACGCCAACAGGTCCGCCCGTCCCTCGCCGTTATGCACATTCTCCGCCGTCGTTCGCGTCAACCCCTCGCGGCGCAGCACCGCCTCGGTCGCCAGGGCGAACTCTCCCGCCCCGGGGATCAGACAGACGCCTTCCAGCACATCCTCCAGCCGGGGCGCCTGCCCCCTGGGGCGCCGGAACACCTCGACGTTCAGCTGCGGAACCCGGTCCCCGAACGGCCCCAGCGGCAGGTCCTCGAACACCACATAGGCCGTGCCGCGATAGGCGGGCGCACCACCCGATCCGCCTGCGAATCCGGCTTGAGAAGCGCCTTCGACCGCCTCGATCAAGGGATCGGGCGTCTGGTCCTCGCCCCCGCGATGCACCCGCATGGCGACGCCGTTCATGTCCATCGGCCGCCCGTCGGCCCAGACCCGCCCGATCCCGTCGATCTCCCCCTCGCACAACGCCACCGCGAAACTCAGCGAATAGGCGTAATCGACCGTCTTCGGCCCGCCCTTGCCCGCCCGCCCCTTGATCTTGCTCTCCACGAACCGCGCGGCCCAGATCACCTGACCCGTCACCCGCGCCCGGCCGAAGACACAGGCCATCGGCGATCCCTCCGCCGTTCCCTGAACCTTCAGCGTCTCGATGCGCGGCCCGATCTGGCGCGCCGGACCCAAGGACCCGATCACGCGACTGTCGACCGCCCGCCCGATGGTCGCGCCGATCACGCGCCCGATCCCGCCGCCGACCGACTGCCCGACCGCGCTCAGTACGACTTGCGCCATGCTGCAACCTTCTGTCTTGTTCTTGTGGTTTCAGTGGAACAGGAACGATGTCAGGCTTCGCCAATCCCACCCGGCGCGGGTGGCGCATGCTGTGGCTGTTCCTTGGCGGGCTTACGGCTCTGATCGCCGTCTGGCTCCTGCTGTCACCGCTGTTTCTCTATAGCCAGGCGCGCTTGAAGGCAGGCGATGCGCCCTACTGCCTCTACACCCCTAACCCGCACTCTTATGGAACCCATGAGATCACGCATTTGCGCGAACTCGCCTGGCCCCGAGAGCGCAAACGCTGTGGCGGGGCAGGCCCCTGCGACTGGCGGTTCGAATTCCATGCGGTCCTCGCCATCGCGGACCGCAAAGACAACGCGCTTTACAACTGGTCTTATAGTCGGTTCGGCTTTCAACCGATCACGCCGTATTCGCGTGATATGCTCGGTCATGGAAACGAGCGATGCGCGCCGCAGCGGGATTTCCTAGGCAAGCTTCCTTGGTGATTCCGGAAACCGGAACGCCGCGACCAGCCGCCGCCGCCACCACGTCCCCATCCAGCTTTCGACCACCGCCCGCCCCCAATAGGCGTGGATCATCCTCGGCTCCGGCCCGTCGTCCGCGCTCAGAATGGCGCAGTGTTTCGCCGCCGCCCCCGGCGACATCCGAAACAGCAGCACGTCGCCCGGCCGCATCTCATCGACCGCCACCGCCCGCATCCACCGCCCCGCCGCCTCCAGCAACGTCTCGCGCCCGCCGACCTCGGCCCAGTCCGCCGAATAGGCCGGAACCACCTCCGGCTCCTCGCCCACGACCTCGCGCCAAACCCCGCGCACCAGGCCCAGACAGTCCGCGCCCACGCCCCTGACGCTGGCCTGATGTCGATACGGCGTCCCCAGCCACGCCCGCGCGGCGGCGACGACCACCGCACCAATGTCTCCCTCCCCCTGCGGGGGAGGGTCGTCGCGCAGCGACGGGGTGGGGGCGGCCCGGCGACCGGACTCCGATGGCTCGGCCGTCCCCACCCGCTCTCGCCTTCGGCTCGACCACCCTCCCCCACGGGGGGAGGGAGAGGTCATCTCATTCCCCCTCACCGCCGGCTCCCGCCGTCGTTCCGCCCCCCGCCCGCCGGATAGGCGGTCAGGAAATCGTCCCCCGGCACATCCGGAAAGCCGCGAAAGTTCACGCCGTTCGCGAATGTTCCGACGCAGGTCTGCCATCGTTTGTCGCAGGTCCGCCCCGCCGCATCGGCTGCGCGGCACCGGGAGTCACCCAGCCGCGCGTCGCACATCCGGCCATAGGTCCGCCCGACCACCCGCTCCAGCTTCGCCAGCGGCCCCTCAAGTTCGGCCACGAACGACAAAGCCTCTTGGCGCCTGATCCGCGCCAGCGTCCCGACCCACAGCCGCACCCTCAGCGTCGGCTGCATCCAGTCCACGCGCCACAGTTCGACCGACGCCTGGTCGTACAGCCCCGCCGCCACGTCCGCCTCGGTGATCGCCTGATCGTCCAGCGCGCCCGCCGCCGAAACCGATCCGGCCGCCAGCCCGACGGCGCTCTCGCCCGCGCCCGCCGTCCAGCCGCTGGCGGCGCGACAGACCACCCCGTCCATGATCAGATCGCGGTCGTGATCGGTGAATCCCATCGCCACGCCGTCCCGCTTCTTCAGGCGCCAGACATGACAAAGCGTCGCCGCCCCGCTCTCGACGCGGGCGGCCAGGTCTTCCGGTATGTGTCTCATGTTCGCTTTCGCTCAGGGAAAGTGAGTGGCGAGTGACGAGTAGCGAGCAACTGCCGAGGCAGGCGAACGACTGCGTCATGGCCTTGGCGACAGGAACGACGGCGCTCACTCGTCACTCGCCACTAATCACTCGCCACTCGCCTTCAAACCCTCACCTCGATCAGCGGAACCGCCGCCATCCGGCCCGCCTCGAAACTTTCCAGCGTCGTCTCGATCCGGTCGGTGTCGAACCGGACCGGCGTGTCGAACAGGAAGCCCGCCGTCACCGGAACGCCGACGCCCGGCGCGGTCGCCAGGGTCACCCGCCCGGTCGCAGCATCGAGTGTGAAGCCCGAGGTCTCCACCCCGCCGACCGCGACGCGCACCGATCCCTCGACCGGCTTGGCGATCGGCCGCGCCACGTCGCCATAGGCCTTGGTCAGGTCGAAGCCCGTCCGCGCCCCGTCGCCCACGCCCAGCGCCTGATCTTGGGCCGCTGCCGTCCCGCCCGGCGCGCACGACTTGAAGTCGGCGAAGTCCTTGAACCGGAACCCGTACAGCCGCCCGCGCCGCGCCTCGAAGAAGGCGGTCAAGGCCGCCATGTCGTCCAGCGACCTCAGGTTCGCCCCGATCAGATACCGCCTGCGCCCCAGCGCCCAGGGCGTCGAACGCCGCTCGAACCCGGACGCCAGGGTCGTGATCTCCGTTCTTCGCTCCACCCCGCCGGTCGAACCGAACGCCAGCCGCGCGGGCAGCCGCACCTCGTGAAAGGCGACCATGATCACTCTCCTGTTGTGCGAAGCCGCCCGTCCGGTCCAAAGCTTGGCGGCGGCGTCAGGGCCGCGTCTTCTCGGGAACACGGCCTTGCGCGGCGAAATCCTCAGCTACGATCCCGTCACCGGCGACGGTCTGGTCAGCGGCGACGACCTGCAGCGGTACGGTTTCACCTCGACCGCCGCCGGTCTCGAACCCGGCCGGCGCGTCGATTTCGTCGTGCAGGACGACCAGGCCGTCAGCCTGATGACGCTGCGGGACGGCGTCCCGCCCCCGGCCGTCTATGCGCCCGAGCCGGACCTGGGCCTGTGGGGGTATTTCGTCCGCTGCGTCACCGAACGCTACATCGACGGCCAGGGCCGGGCGCGGCGCAGGGAATACTGGTCCTTCGCCCTGGTCCAGTTCCTGATGCTGATACTCGCCATGATGCCGATCATCGGGCTGGCCATCGCCGACGCCGAGGGCGGCTATGACATGGAGACTTGGGGCGTCGCCTGGATCTGCATCGTCGCCCTGATCTCTTTCGCGCTTGTCATTCCCGGCGTCGCCGTCACGATCCGGCGCTTCCACGACGTGGGCCTCAGCGGCTGGCTGATCCTGATCGGCCTCGTTCCCTATGTGGGCGGCCTGTTCGTCTTCGTCGTCAGCCTGTTGCCGTCCCAACCGGCCGTGAACGTCCACGGCGCGCCGCCCGGCGGCCTTGGCGCATTACAATACCGTCAGGATCAGCCGTCCTGACCTTTTCGGGTTGCTGGGATTGCATGGGTCGGCGATGTTGCCCCCGCGCCGAGCCTGGCGCCATTCATGGAGATCTCAGTGCGCGGTGAAATTCTCAGCTACGACGCCACGACCGGCGTCGGTCTGATCAGCGGCGACGACGGCGCGCGTTACGACTTCACATCCGCCGCGCTTCAGTCGCCGGCCGTGCCGGCCGCCGGCGTGCGCGTCGATTTCGTGCCCGAGGGATCAGTCGCCACCCAGATCCTGATCCTGGCCGGCGCCCCCACCACCGCCGGCGTCGCCGGGGGTTACGCCAGCTCCACCTCGACCGCCGCCGGCGCGATCGACTGGCAAAAGCTGTTCCTGTCGTTCGAAGGTCGCCTGCGTCGCTCGCAGTTCTGGATCGGCTGGCTGGTTCTCTTCGGCGTCAACATCGTCATCAGCTGGATTCCGATCATCAACCTGCTGGGCGTCGTGCTGATCTGGCCGAACCTGGCCATTTCGGTGAAGCGTCTGCACGACATGGGCAAGACCGGCTGGCTGGTCGCCATTCCCTGGGTCGGCTCGGTCATCGCCTTCGCCGCAGGCTTCGCCATGGTCATCGCGGCCGCCGTCGCCAACGGCTATTCCGAAGACTATTATGAGGGCAATCCGGCCGCCGTCTTCGCGCTGATGGGTCCGGCCTTCGGCCTGTTCGCCATCGCCGGCCTGCTGTGGCTGGCCTTCCTGCTGTGGATCGGCATCGTCGACAGCCAGAAGGGCGAAAACCGCTTCGGCCCGAACCCCAAGGGCGAATAGGCAACAGGTGGCGAGCGACGAGCGGCCAGCGGCGGGACGCGCCGCATCCCCATCGTCGCTCGCCGCTACATCCGCCGCGCGCCCAGGCTGACCGCCCGCGCCAGCATCTGGGCGATCTGCGCCTCGGACCGCAGCAGGGCCGGCGCCCCGCCGTCCACCGTCACATTGACCGTAACCCCGCCGCCCGAAACCGGGCCGATCTCGCCGCCCGTCGCGGGACGAAACACCTCCGGCCCGCGCTCTCCGACCAGATAGGCGCCCCCGCCCCGCCGAAGCTGGACATCGCCGCCTGGATGGCGGCGCCGAGGCCGCCCTGCGATCCCGCCGCCGCGTTCACCGCGTTCAGCACCGCCCGCGCCAGTTCGGCCAACGACACCTCCCCGTCCGCCGCCGCCCGCGCCAGCGATCGCGTCAGGCTGTCGCCGGCCCGCCCGAACGCCGCCTCAATGGCGTCGGCCGCATCCTTCGCCGGCGCCTTCAGCGCCTCCAGCGCCGCCCCGGCCTCGGCGGCGCGCAGGGCGACGTCGTCGATCCGGTCCCGTCCGATCTCATCCGCCATCCGGCCAAACCTCCATCAATCGCGCCAGCCCCTCGCGCCCCAGCGGCGCCGCCGCCTGCGGCGTCTGGGTCAGCATCCGCCATTCCTTCAACGACAGCCGCCAGAACGCCTCGGGCGCCACGCCCATCGCGCCCGCCAACCTCAACATCTCGCCCCAAGGGGTCACCTCGTCATCCTCCGGCCGGACCGGAGGATGCCGCGAACGCCTGCGCCACCGCCTGCGCCGCCTCTCGCGGATCGACGCCCGTCACATCCGGCGCCGTCTCTCCGCCCCCGCGCAGCACCGCCGCCAGCACCACCATCAGATCCCTCGCCGACAGCGTCTTCATCCGCTCCGCGACCGCCGCCAGTCCATCGACCCCCAGGCCCGTCTCGATCTCCGCCAGCGCCCCCAGCGTCAGGCACGCCCGACGCCGCTGACCGTTCAGCATCACCCCCGCCTCGCCTCGCGCCCCGTTCATAGGGCGCTGAACCCGATCGCCCCGGCGCTGGCCAGGCTCACGGCGAACGTCGCCTCGCCCTCGTGTTCCCCGGCGTATTCCAGGGCCGCCACCAGGAACGGCCCCTCCAGCACGCCAAAATCCGGCACGATCAGCCGCCACCGTTTCGCCGCCTGATCAAAGAAGGCTTCGCGCACCAGGACGTCCGACGGCGCGTCGCGGAATATGCCCTGCCCCGACACCGCCGCCGACTTGACCCCCGCGCCCGCCAGCAGTTCGCGCCACCGTCCGGCGCTGTCGCCGTCGGTCGCATCCACCGTCTTAGCGTTCAGCGAGATGGTTCGCGCTCTCAGCCCCGCCACCGTCGTGAATACGCCCGGGGACGCCACCGGGGCGCCCTCGATCTTCAACAGTATGTCCTTGCCCGCCTGTGCGGTCATGTCGTCCTCGCTTTGCTTATGTGTGGCGTGTGGCGTGTGGCGAGCGACGCGTGGCGAGGATGACCGTCGCAACGGTTCGCCCGCCATCCCACCTCACGGATCCCGCTCGTCACGCGCCGCTAACCACTCGTCACATCCTCGGTCACCGCCCGCAGCCGCACGACCGCATAGGTCC
Above is a genomic segment from Candidatus Brevundimonas colombiensis containing:
- a CDS encoding GTA-gp10 family protein, coding for MNGARGEAGVMLNGQRRRACLTLGALAEIETGLGVDGLAAVAERMKTLSARDLMVVLAAVLRGGGETAPDVTGVDPREAAQAVAQAFAASSGPAGG
- a CDS encoding DUF805 domain-containing protein gives rise to the protein MITLLLCEAARPVQSLAAASGPRLLGNTALRGEILSYDPVTGDGLVSGDDLQRYGFTSTAAGLEPGRRVDFVVQDDQAVSLMTLRDGVPPPAVYAPEPDLGLWGYFVRCVTERYIDGQGRARRREYWSFALVQFLMLILAMMPIIGLAIADAEGGYDMETWGVAWICIVALISFALVIPGVAVTIRRFHDVGLSGWLILIGLVPYVGGLFVFVVSLLPSQPAVNVHGAPPGGLGALQYRQDQPS
- a CDS encoding DUF805 domain-containing protein; this encodes MEISVRGEILSYDATTGVGLISGDDGARYDFTSAALQSPAVPAAGVRVDFVPEGSVATQILILAGAPTTAGVAGGYASSTSTAAGAIDWQKLFLSFEGRLRRSQFWIGWLVLFGVNIVISWIPIINLLGVVLIWPNLAISVKRLHDMGKTGWLVAIPWVGSVIAFAAGFAMVIAAAVANGYSEDYYEGNPAAVFALMGPAFGLFAIAGLLWLAFLLWIGIVDSQKGENRFGPNPKGE
- a CDS encoding NlpC/P60 family protein, with the translated sequence MVVAAARAWLGTPYRHQASVRGVGADCLGLVRGVWREVVGEEPEVVPAYSADWAEVGGRETLLEAAGRWMRAVAVDEMRPGDVLLFRMSPGAAAKHCAILSADDGPEPRMIHAYWGRAVVESWMGTWWRRRLVAAFRFPESPRKLA
- a CDS encoding phage major tail protein, TP901-1 family; protein product: MTAQAGKDILLKIEGAPVASPGVFTTVAGLRARTISLNAKTVDATDGDSAGRWRELLAGAGVKSAAVSGQGIFRDAPSDVLVREAFFDQAAKRWRLIVPDFGVLEGPFLVAALEYAGEHEGEATFAVSLASAGAIGFSAL
- a CDS encoding DUF2163 domain-containing protein gives rise to the protein MRHIPEDLAARVESGAATLCHVWRLKKRDGVAMGFTDHDRDLIMDGVVCRAASGWTAGAGESAVGLAAGSVSAAGALDDQAITEADVAAGLYDQASVELWRVDWMQPTLRVRLWVGTLARIRRQEALSFVAELEGPLAKLERVVGRTYGRMCDARLGDSRCRAADAAGRTCDKRWQTCVGTFANGVNFRGFPDVPGDDFLTAYPAGGGRNDGGSRR
- a CDS encoding glycoside hydrolase/phage tail family protein, which gives rise to MAQVVLSAVGQSVGGGIGRVIGATIGRAVDSRVIGSLGPARQIGPRIETLKVQGTAEGSPMACVFGRARVTGQVIWAARFVESKIKGRAGKGGPKTVDYAYSLSFAVALCEGEIDGIGRVWADGRPMDMNGVAMRVHRGGEDQTPDPLIEAVEGASQAGFAGGSGGAPAYRGTAYVVFEDLPLGPFGDRVPQLNVEVFRRPRGQAPRLEDVLEGVCLIPGAGEFALATEAVLRREGLTRTTAENVHNGEGRADLLASLDQLQAQLPNLKRVSLVVGWFGSDLRAGECRVRPGVERRDKPTEPMDWSVAGVGRAGAYVVSQVDGAPAYGGTPSDDSVRQAIRELKARGLEATLYPFVFMDCPGYPWRGRVAGVDGAGATAEMAGLFGTADGWGLRRMALHYARIAAEEGADGLLIGSEMRGVTGTRDADGGFPAVQQFRALAAECRAIVGPGVKLSYAADWSEYFGRRTGGEVVFHLDPLWADANIDYVAIDWYPPLSDWRGGDGGVDAGAWKGATDPAYLAAGVAGGDGFDWFYASDADRAAQVRSPIADGAYGEDWVFRPKDVKGWWSNPHHDRPGGIRRATPTAWVPGMKPVRLSEFGCAAVDRGGNAPNLFQDPKSSESHLPPASTGARDDAVQRAALEAVLTHFGKIENNPMSAVYGGRMLEAADAWCWDARPYPAFPARGDVWADAGAWRAGHWLNGRLAGDGRDLITAVLARGGLGPDERTVEGVEGAAAGYVIDRPMRTRDALEPLLAAFDAVASERDGRVAVRGRVAVEGDLTVDALALPERGASVSATRTLEARPSVVRVRYIDETADYQTGAVVMRGDDAAATGGGVDLDLPVVCGGGLARAAALDVLAGAGMEAVTVALGPLEAMRLEPGDGVRLEGRAGDWRVVRTTADETPSAVLEPTTARGGHEDDGGWRGGEAPAVVGAPFLKLLDLPPLMGAEDDGRPVVAAAAEPWRTMRLHAGANADVLTPRADMETSAKVGTLVQALAPGVRWRWDTLNAVVVRIEGGEPESVVAAAVLGGANAMAVETAAGWEVIQYRSAALVGPGTWRLADLLRAQQGTEVEMRAGAPVGATAVFLDDRLARAEIGRGERGLPLVCRAGPAGAAPGGGFREVGFTPAGVHARPWSPSGLTVEPTAAGRIVRWTPRVRLYGDGWDGEPAMVDPLRFRVRVMDGERVARVFEVEGDGLLYQTAAFAEDFPHGPGGDARIAVAQWGEGFGWGVEAAVRLEIGPV
- a CDS encoding phage tail assembly chaperone: MTPWGEMLRLAGAMGVAPEAFWRLSLKEWRMLTQTPQAAAPLGREGLARLMEVWPDGG
- a CDS encoding DUF2460 domain-containing protein; its protein translation is MVAFHEVRLPARLAFGSTGGVERRTEITTLASGFERRSTPWALGRRRYLIGANLRSLDDMAALTAFFEARRGRLYGFRFKDFADFKSCAPGGTAAAQDQALGVGDGARTGFDLTKAYGDVARPIAKPVEGSVRVAVGGVETSGFTLDAATGRVTLATAPGVGVPVTAGFLFDTPVRFDTDRIETTLESFEAGRMAAVPLIEVRV